A portion of the Anser cygnoides isolate HZ-2024a breed goose chromosome 25, Taihu_goose_T2T_genome, whole genome shotgun sequence genome contains these proteins:
- the GPR37L1 gene encoding G-protein coupled receptor 37-like 1 — translation MPSPPSLVLLLLALLGTAAMRGTAGQPGGRTLPRIAPEVRLRRGTVEDSKSVQQYVPGVRVEFPRPINSASLHPTKALVPSSTDPAEQPRGVPTDGQGVEPRANLTTVSDRRLQIQNPLYPVTENSYSAYAVMFLSLIVFAVGIIGNLSVMCIVWHNYYMKSAWNSILASLAFWDFLILFFCLPVVIFNEITKKRLLGDISCRIVPFMEVSSLGVTTFSLCALGIDRFHAATSPQASARPIERCQSIIAKLAVIWVGSMTLSVPEILLWQLAQDTSPVSGAVSEYCTMRPSAKLPESVYSLVLTYQNARMWWYFGCYFCLPVLFTVSCQLVTRRVGGGEKKAESRGTKHGQCERHLNCTIIGLAVVYGLCATPENVCNIVVAYMSPDMSKQTLDLLGLINQFFLFFKCSVTPVLLLCLCRPLGQAFMDCCCCCCEGCGPDAASSEGSADSKLKTEMSSSIFFDKPRESPPPLLALGTPC, via the exons ATGCCTTCGCCACCCTCACTcgtcctcctgctgctggcactgctggggaccGCGGCGATGCGAGGCACAGCCGGGCAGCCTGGAGGTAGGACGCTGCCCCGCATCGCCCCGGAGGTGCGGCTGCGCCGGGGCACAGTGGAGGACTCCAAATCGGTGCAGCAATACGTGCCGGGGGTGCGCGTGGAGTTCCCCCGGCCCATCAACTCCGCCAGCCTGCACCCCACCAAGGCCCTGGTGCCCTCCAGCACGGACCCCGCGGAGCAGCCGCGAGGGGTCCCCACGGACGGGCAGGGGGTCGAGCCCCGAGCAAACCTCACCACGGTGTCTGACAGGAGGCTGCAAATCCAGAACCCGCTGTACCCGGTGACGGAGAACTCGTACAGCGCCTACGCCGTCATGTTCCTGTCCCTCATCGTCTTCGCCGTGGGCATCATCGGGAACCTCTCCGTGATGTGCATCGTGTGGCACAACTACTACATGAAGAGCGCCTGGAACTCCATCCTGGCCAGCCTGGCCTTCTGGGActtcctcatcctcttcttcTGCCTGCCCGTGGTCATCTTCAACGAGATCACCAAGAAGAGGCTGCTGGGGGACATCTCGTGCCGCATCGTGCCCTTCATGGAG GTGTCGTCGCTGGGAGTCACCACCTTCAGCCTCTGCGCCCTGGGCATCGACCGGTTCCACGCGGCCACCAGCCCGCAGGCCAGCGCCCGGCCCATCGAGCGGTGCCAGTCCATCATCGCCAAGCTGGCCGTCATCTGGGTGGGCTCCATGACGCTCTCGGTGCCGGAGatcctgctctggcagctggCACAGGACACGTCGCCCGTGTCGGGCGCGGTGTCGGAGTACTGCACCATGAGGCCTTCGGCCAAGCTGCCCGAGTCCGTCTACTCGCTGGTGCTCACCTACCAGAACGCGCGGATGTGGTGGTACTTCGGCTGCTACTTCTGCCTGCCCGTCCTCTTCACCGTGAGCTGCCAGCTGGTGACCCGCCGGGTCGGCGGCGGCGAGAAGAAGGCCGAGAGCCGAGGGACGAAGCACGGGCAGTGCGAGAGGCACCTGAACTGCACCATCATCGGGCTGGCCGTCGTCTACGGGCTCTGCGCCACCCCCGAGAACGTCTGCAACATCGTGGTGGCCTACATGTCCCCTGACATGTCCAAGCAGACCTTGGACCTGCTCGGCCTCATCAACcagttcttcctcttcttcaagTGCTCGGTGACGCCCGTCCTGCTCCTGTGCCTCTGCAGGCCCCTGGGCCAGGCCTTCatggactgctgctgctgctgctgcgaggGCTGCGGGCCCGACGCCGCCTCCAGCGAGGGCAGCGCCGACAGCAAGCTCAAAACGGAGATGTCCTCCTCCATCTTCTTCGACAAGCCCCGGGagtcccccccgcccctcctGGCCCTCGGCACGCCGTGCTAA